A genome region from Cervus canadensis isolate Bull #8, Minnesota chromosome 10, ASM1932006v1, whole genome shotgun sequence includes the following:
- the RBCK1 gene encoding ranBP-type and C3HC4-type zinc finger-containing protein 1 isoform X1: protein MDEKIKKAEEVAQRLTRAVAGGDEQVAMQCAIWLAEQRVPLNVQLKPEVSPTQDIRLWVSVEDAQMHTVTIWLTVRPDMTVASLKDMVFLDYGFPPTLQQWVFGQRLARDQETLHSHGVRRNGDSAYLYLLSACNTSLNPQELQRERQLRMLEDLGFKDLTLQPRGPLDPVPPKPGAPQEPGRGPPDAAPEPPPVGWTCPGCTFINKPTRPGCEMCCRARPEAYQVPTSYQPDEEERARLAGEEEALRQYQQRKQQQQEGNYLKHVQLDQRSLVLNTEPAECPVCYSVLAPGEAVVLRECLHTFCRECLQGTIRNSQEAEVSCPFIDNTYSCSGKLLEREIRALLSPEDYQRFLDLGISIAENRSAFSYHCKTPDCKGWCFFEDDVNEFPCPVCFHVNCLLCKALRACVDACSGPNSLGTFSPRAPHLLQAVHEQMNCKEYQDDLALRAQNDMAARQTTEMLRTMLQQGEAMHCPQCQIVVQKKDGCDWIRCTVCHTEICWVTKGPRWGPGGPGDTSGGCRCRVNGIPCHPSCQNCH, encoded by the exons ATGGACGAGAAGATCAAGAAAG CTGAGGAGGTGGCCCAGAGACTCACACGAGCAGTGGCTGGTGGGGATGAACAGGTGGCTATGCAGTGTGCTATCTGGCTGGCAGAGCAGCGGGTGCCCCTGAATGTGCAACTGAAGCCTGAGGTCTCTCCGACACAGGATATCAG GCTGTGGGTGAGCGTGGAGGATGCACAGATGCACACAGTCACTATCTGGCTCACGGTGCGGCCTGACATGACGGTGGCCTCCCTCAAGGACATG GTGTTCCTAGACTATGGCTTCCCGCCAACCCTGCAGCAGTGGGTGTTTGGGCAGCGGTTGGCCCGGGACCaggagactctgcactcccatgGCGTGAGGCGGAATGGGGACAGCGCCTACCTCTACCTGCTGTCCGCCTGCAACACCTCGCTCAACCCTCAGGAGCTGCAGCGGGAGAGGCAGTTGCGGATGCTGGAAG ATCTGGGCTTCAAGGACCTCACGCTGCAGCCACGGGGCCCCCTGGACCCAGTTCCCCCAAAGCCTGGGGCTCCTCAAGAGCCGGGGCGGGGGCCGCCTGATGCAGCGCCAGAGCCCCCGCCG gTGGGCTGGACATGCCCCGGCTGCACCTTCATTAACAAGCCCACTAGGCCCGGCTGCGAGATGTGCTGCCGGGCGCGGCCCGAGGCCTACCAGGTACCCACCTCGTACCAGCCAGACGAGGAGGAGCGAGCGCGCCTGGCCGGTGAGGAGGAGGCGCTGCGCCAGTACCAGCAG cggaagcagcagcagcaggaaggcaACTACCTGAAGCACGTGCAGCTGGATCAGCGGAGCCTGGTTCTGAACACCGAGCCCGCCGAGTGCCCGGTGTGCTACAGTGTCCTGGCGCCGGGTGAGGCCGTGGTGCTGCGCGAGTGTCTGCACACCTTCTGCAG ggagtGTCTGCAGGGCACCATCCGCAACAGCCAGGAGGCTGAGGTGTCCTGCCCCTTCATCGACAACACCTACTCATGCTCGGGCAAGCTGCTGGAGAGGGAGATCCGAGCG CTCCTGAGCCCCGAGGATTACCAGCGGTTTCTGGACCTGGGCATCTCCATTGCGGAAAACCGCAGTGCCTTCAGCTACCACTGCAAGACCCCGGACTGCAAAGGATGGTGCTTCTTTGAGGATGATGTCAATGAGTTCCCCTGCCCCGTGTGCTTCCATGTCAACTGCCTGCTTTGCAAG GCATTACGTGCTTGTGTGGATGCCTGCTCTGGCCCTAACTCTCTGGGAACTTTCTCACCTCGAGCGCCTCATCTGCTCCAGGCTGTCCATGAGCAGATGAACTGCAAGGAGTACCAAGATGACCTGGCCCTGCGAGCTCAGAACGATATGGCTGCCCGGCAGACGACGGAGATGCTGAGA ACCATGCTGCAGCAGGGTGAAGCCATGCACTGCCCACAGTGCCAGATCGTGGTGCAGAAGAAGGACGGCTGCGACTGGATCCGGTGCACTGTCTGCCACACCGAGATCTGCTGGGTCACCAAGGGCCCCCGCTGGGGCCCCGGG GGCCCAGGAGACACCAGCGGGGGCTGCCGCTGCCGCGTGAATGGGATTCCATGCCATCCCAGCTGTCAGAATTGCCACTAA
- the RBCK1 gene encoding ranBP-type and C3HC4-type zinc finger-containing protein 1 isoform X2 — protein sequence MDEKIKKAEEVAQRLTRAVAGGDEQVAMQCAIWLAEQRVPLNVQLKPEVSPTQDIRLWVSVEDAQMHTVTIWLTVRPDMTVASLKDMVFLDYGFPPTLQQWVFGQRLARDQETLHSHGVRRNGDSAYLYLLSACNTSLNPQELQRERQLRMLEDLGFKDLTLQPRGPLDPVPPKPGAPQEPGRGPPDAAPEPPPVGWTCPGCTFINKPTRPGCEMCCRARPEAYQVPTSYQPDEEERARLAGEEEALRQYQQRKQQQQEGNYLKHVQLDQRSLVLNTEPAECPVCYSVLAPGEAVVLRECLHTFCRECLQGTIRNSQEAEVSCPFIDNTYSCSGKLLEREIRALLSPEDYQRFLDLGISIAENRSAFSYHCKTPDCKGWCFFEDDVNEFPCPVCFHVNCLLCKAVHEQMNCKEYQDDLALRAQNDMAARQTTEMLRTMLQQGEAMHCPQCQIVVQKKDGCDWIRCTVCHTEICWVTKGPRWGPGGPGDTSGGCRCRVNGIPCHPSCQNCH from the exons ATGGACGAGAAGATCAAGAAAG CTGAGGAGGTGGCCCAGAGACTCACACGAGCAGTGGCTGGTGGGGATGAACAGGTGGCTATGCAGTGTGCTATCTGGCTGGCAGAGCAGCGGGTGCCCCTGAATGTGCAACTGAAGCCTGAGGTCTCTCCGACACAGGATATCAG GCTGTGGGTGAGCGTGGAGGATGCACAGATGCACACAGTCACTATCTGGCTCACGGTGCGGCCTGACATGACGGTGGCCTCCCTCAAGGACATG GTGTTCCTAGACTATGGCTTCCCGCCAACCCTGCAGCAGTGGGTGTTTGGGCAGCGGTTGGCCCGGGACCaggagactctgcactcccatgGCGTGAGGCGGAATGGGGACAGCGCCTACCTCTACCTGCTGTCCGCCTGCAACACCTCGCTCAACCCTCAGGAGCTGCAGCGGGAGAGGCAGTTGCGGATGCTGGAAG ATCTGGGCTTCAAGGACCTCACGCTGCAGCCACGGGGCCCCCTGGACCCAGTTCCCCCAAAGCCTGGGGCTCCTCAAGAGCCGGGGCGGGGGCCGCCTGATGCAGCGCCAGAGCCCCCGCCG gTGGGCTGGACATGCCCCGGCTGCACCTTCATTAACAAGCCCACTAGGCCCGGCTGCGAGATGTGCTGCCGGGCGCGGCCCGAGGCCTACCAGGTACCCACCTCGTACCAGCCAGACGAGGAGGAGCGAGCGCGCCTGGCCGGTGAGGAGGAGGCGCTGCGCCAGTACCAGCAG cggaagcagcagcagcaggaaggcaACTACCTGAAGCACGTGCAGCTGGATCAGCGGAGCCTGGTTCTGAACACCGAGCCCGCCGAGTGCCCGGTGTGCTACAGTGTCCTGGCGCCGGGTGAGGCCGTGGTGCTGCGCGAGTGTCTGCACACCTTCTGCAG ggagtGTCTGCAGGGCACCATCCGCAACAGCCAGGAGGCTGAGGTGTCCTGCCCCTTCATCGACAACACCTACTCATGCTCGGGCAAGCTGCTGGAGAGGGAGATCCGAGCG CTCCTGAGCCCCGAGGATTACCAGCGGTTTCTGGACCTGGGCATCTCCATTGCGGAAAACCGCAGTGCCTTCAGCTACCACTGCAAGACCCCGGACTGCAAAGGATGGTGCTTCTTTGAGGATGATGTCAATGAGTTCCCCTGCCCCGTGTGCTTCCATGTCAACTGCCTGCTTTGCAAG GCTGTCCATGAGCAGATGAACTGCAAGGAGTACCAAGATGACCTGGCCCTGCGAGCTCAGAACGATATGGCTGCCCGGCAGACGACGGAGATGCTGAGA ACCATGCTGCAGCAGGGTGAAGCCATGCACTGCCCACAGTGCCAGATCGTGGTGCAGAAGAAGGACGGCTGCGACTGGATCCGGTGCACTGTCTGCCACACCGAGATCTGCTGGGTCACCAAGGGCCCCCGCTGGGGCCCCGGG GGCCCAGGAGACACCAGCGGGGGCTGCCGCTGCCGCGTGAATGGGATTCCATGCCATCCCAGCTGTCAGAATTGCCACTAA